One region of Pieris rapae chromosome Z, ilPieRapa1.1, whole genome shotgun sequence genomic DNA includes:
- the LOC110992645 gene encoding uncharacterized protein LOC110992645 isoform X2 — translation MCDYYLIFSYTTSGSLNLLTPSSTTSRIKEFTSRIQERAGNLQPNLTPTPFTPPRTPERPDLLKPPKILIDTSSHRSRSHLKKREEHKKPSYLNLACSVNGYTNLTTYDSKIRQDINKSREASPIRPITHYRTDPLLVPIPVSANKLVVPTFPHDPNLMSKAPSKAHTDPYLSNTFMAAENRQLKNDFLGTMTTKSFISSESKSFSSIQKDEVDQVFKCSYSETNFISGEEFSEYTITSNEKKVEITKENGEKLTSPMKSFIQQRVERLYGPGALAQGFFQRQKSDDILTEKSLNCQSPDRVKLPEVTSPKDLPVLRHLRPEFRAQLPIISPRKSKIDSPKSDTSEVNIEVVENSKTVSEVNGEVKNGEIVKDAYYFLDLEKKETERLIALSAGAEKELENLQNQENISEEVLGLFRAASGKARLLATQKMQQFQGLCYNNINERGDEQFPTTLEDLQGFWDMVLLQVRNVDALYAHLDSLRANNWQEISPPPSKPPSMPVRSKVARTPQVKNEKARLAAEKREADRKAMLEHRRRVARERQLAARASTPGQSKETDHCMSVEGSQEVEIFVGKSAPKDIPQGDCPSTTQSDDSLRS, via the exons ATGTGcgactattatttaatattttcat aTACCACATCGGGAAGTTTGAATCTCCTCACACCATCATCAACCACAAGCCGTATTAAAGAGTTCACGTCGCGAATACAAGAGAGAGCTGGTAATCTACAACCGAACCTAACTCCCACACCATTTACACCACCCAGAACCCCGGAAAGACCAGACCTTCTTAAACCCCCAAAAATCCTGATTGACACCTCGAGTCACAGATCCCGCAGCCACCTTAAAAAACGCGAGGAGCATAAGAAGCCAAGTTACCTGAATCTAGCCTGTTCAGTCAACGGTTATACTAACCTGACTACATATGACTCCAAAATTCGCCAGGATATCAATAAGAGTCGTGAAGCCTCACCCATACGGCCAATAACACATTATCGAACTGATCCCTTGCTAGTACCCATTCCAGTAAGTGCTAACAAATTGGTTGTACCAACATTCCCACATGATCCTAATTTGATGTCCAAGGCGCCGAGCAAGGCGCATACAGACCCATACTTATCCAACACATTCATGGCGGCCGAAAATCGCCAGCTCAAGAACGACTTCCTCGGTACAATGACGACAAAATCCTTTATATCATCAGAAAGCAAGAGCTTCTCTTCCATACAGAAGGATGAGGTGGATCAGGTGTTTAAATGCAGTTATTCTGAAACAAATTTCATATCCGGAGAGGAGTTTTCGGAGTATACCATAACATCGAATGAAAAGAAAGTCGAGATCACGAAGGAGAATGGGGAGAAGCTGACTAGTCCAATGAAAAGTTTCATCCAACAGAGGGTGGAGAGACTGTACGGCCCTGGTGCGTTGGCACAAGGATTCTTTCAGCGGCAAAAATCCGATGACATCCTGACAGAGAAATCTCTGAACTGCCAAAGCCCTGACAGAGTCAAATTGCCAGAGGTAACCAGCCCTAAAGACCTTCCAGTCTTGAGACATTTGAGACCAGAATTCCGTGCACAGCTACCAATAATATCGCCTAGGAAATCTAAAATTGATTCGCCAAAGTCTGATACTAGTGAAGTGAACATTGAGGTCGTTGAGAATAGTAAAACTGTGAGTGAAGTGAATGGTGAAGTGAAGAATGGTGAAATTGTGAAAGATGCATACTATTTCCTGGATTTGGAGAAGAAAGAGACAGAGAGGCTGATTGCACTCTCTGCTGGGGCCGAAAAGGAATTGGAAAACTTACAA aatCAAGAAAACATAAGCGAGGAAGTGCTGGGCCTATTCCGTGCTGCCTCAGGGAAAGCGAGGCTTCTGGCCACACAGAAAATGCAGCAGTTTCAAG GTCTCTgctataacaatataaatgaaCGTGGAGACGAACAGTTCCCGACAACATTGGAGGATCTACAAGGCTTCTGGGACATGGTGTTGCTTCAAGTTAGGAATGTTGATGCATTGTATGCTCATTTGGATAGTTTGAGAGCAAATAATTGGCAAGAG ATTTCACCGCCTCCATCCAAACCACCATCAATGCCGGTCCGGAGTAAGGTGGCTCGAACTCCACAAGTGAAGAATGAGAAGGCGCGTCTGGCGGCTGAGAAGAGAGAAGCCGACAGAAAAGCTATGCTGGAACATAGGAG GCGTGTGGCACGCGAACGTCAACTAGCTGCTCGGGCATCCACTCCCGGACAAAGCAAAGAAACGGACCACTGCATGTCCGTTGAAGGGAGtcag GAAGTGGAAATATTTGTCGGCAAAAGTGCGCCAAAAGATATACCTCAAGGTGATTGTCCGAGTACGACCCAGTCTGACGATTCTCTACGCAGCTGA
- the LOC110992645 gene encoding uncharacterized protein LOC110992645 isoform X3 — protein MHEMYTTSGSLNLLTPSSTTSRIKEFTSRIQERAGNLQPNLTPTPFTPPRTPERPDLLKPPKILIDTSSHRSRSHLKKREEHKKPSYLNLACSVNGYTNLTTYDSKIRQDINKSREASPIRPITHYRTDPLLVPIPVSANKLVVPTFPHDPNLMSKAPSKAHTDPYLSNTFMAAENRQLKNDFLGTMTTKSFISSESKSFSSIQKDEVDQVFKCSYSETNFISGEEFSEYTITSNEKKVEITKENGEKLTSPMKSFIQQRVERLYGPGALAQGFFQRQKSDDILTEKSLNCQSPDRVKLPEVTSPKDLPVLRHLRPEFRAQLPIISPRKSKIDSPKSDTSEVNIEVVENSKTVSEVNGEVKNGEIVKDAYYFLDLEKKETERLIALSAGAEKELENLQNQENISEEVLGLFRAASGKARLLATQKMQQFQGLCYNNINERGDEQFPTTLEDLQGFWDMVLLQVRNVDALYAHLDSLRANNWQEISPPPSKPPSMPVRSKVARTPQVKNEKARLAAEKREADRKAMLEHRRRVARERQLAARASTPGQSKETDHCMSVEGSQEVEIFVGKSAPKDIPQGDCPSTTQSDDSLRS, from the exons aTACCACATCGGGAAGTTTGAATCTCCTCACACCATCATCAACCACAAGCCGTATTAAAGAGTTCACGTCGCGAATACAAGAGAGAGCTGGTAATCTACAACCGAACCTAACTCCCACACCATTTACACCACCCAGAACCCCGGAAAGACCAGACCTTCTTAAACCCCCAAAAATCCTGATTGACACCTCGAGTCACAGATCCCGCAGCCACCTTAAAAAACGCGAGGAGCATAAGAAGCCAAGTTACCTGAATCTAGCCTGTTCAGTCAACGGTTATACTAACCTGACTACATATGACTCCAAAATTCGCCAGGATATCAATAAGAGTCGTGAAGCCTCACCCATACGGCCAATAACACATTATCGAACTGATCCCTTGCTAGTACCCATTCCAGTAAGTGCTAACAAATTGGTTGTACCAACATTCCCACATGATCCTAATTTGATGTCCAAGGCGCCGAGCAAGGCGCATACAGACCCATACTTATCCAACACATTCATGGCGGCCGAAAATCGCCAGCTCAAGAACGACTTCCTCGGTACAATGACGACAAAATCCTTTATATCATCAGAAAGCAAGAGCTTCTCTTCCATACAGAAGGATGAGGTGGATCAGGTGTTTAAATGCAGTTATTCTGAAACAAATTTCATATCCGGAGAGGAGTTTTCGGAGTATACCATAACATCGAATGAAAAGAAAGTCGAGATCACGAAGGAGAATGGGGAGAAGCTGACTAGTCCAATGAAAAGTTTCATCCAACAGAGGGTGGAGAGACTGTACGGCCCTGGTGCGTTGGCACAAGGATTCTTTCAGCGGCAAAAATCCGATGACATCCTGACAGAGAAATCTCTGAACTGCCAAAGCCCTGACAGAGTCAAATTGCCAGAGGTAACCAGCCCTAAAGACCTTCCAGTCTTGAGACATTTGAGACCAGAATTCCGTGCACAGCTACCAATAATATCGCCTAGGAAATCTAAAATTGATTCGCCAAAGTCTGATACTAGTGAAGTGAACATTGAGGTCGTTGAGAATAGTAAAACTGTGAGTGAAGTGAATGGTGAAGTGAAGAATGGTGAAATTGTGAAAGATGCATACTATTTCCTGGATTTGGAGAAGAAAGAGACAGAGAGGCTGATTGCACTCTCTGCTGGGGCCGAAAAGGAATTGGAAAACTTACAA aatCAAGAAAACATAAGCGAGGAAGTGCTGGGCCTATTCCGTGCTGCCTCAGGGAAAGCGAGGCTTCTGGCCACACAGAAAATGCAGCAGTTTCAAG GTCTCTgctataacaatataaatgaaCGTGGAGACGAACAGTTCCCGACAACATTGGAGGATCTACAAGGCTTCTGGGACATGGTGTTGCTTCAAGTTAGGAATGTTGATGCATTGTATGCTCATTTGGATAGTTTGAGAGCAAATAATTGGCAAGAG ATTTCACCGCCTCCATCCAAACCACCATCAATGCCGGTCCGGAGTAAGGTGGCTCGAACTCCACAAGTGAAGAATGAGAAGGCGCGTCTGGCGGCTGAGAAGAGAGAAGCCGACAGAAAAGCTATGCTGGAACATAGGAG GCGTGTGGCACGCGAACGTCAACTAGCTGCTCGGGCATCCACTCCCGGACAAAGCAAAGAAACGGACCACTGCATGTCCGTTGAAGGGAGtcag GAAGTGGAAATATTTGTCGGCAAAAGTGCGCCAAAAGATATACCTCAAGGTGATTGTCCGAGTACGACCCAGTCTGACGATTCTCTACGCAGCTGA